A region of Phalacrocorax carbo chromosome 9, bPhaCar2.1, whole genome shotgun sequence DNA encodes the following proteins:
- the LOC104040633 gene encoding galectin-related protein A isoform X2: MMEERCPKVEQYVGEIKGGLRPAMKLTVIGLVHANPKSFSVTLLCDPVDANKDVGLLFTVNFSDKSITRNARIAGKWGREEKTIPYFPFTAGDTFKMELLCEHQQIRVLLDGRQLCDFTHRIQPLNLVKALQITGDIKLTKVA, encoded by the exons ATGATGGAGGAAAGGTGTCCCAAA GTGGAGCAGTATGTTGGTGAAATTAAAGGTGGCCTGAGACCAGCCATGAAACTCACGGTCATCGGGTTGGTACACGCCAACCCCAAGAG cttttcagtgaCTCTGCTCTGTGATCCAGTGGATGCAAACAAAGATGTTGGGCTGTTATTTACAGTTAATTTTAGTGACAAATCCATCACCCGAAACGCACGAATTGCTGGGAagtggggaagagaagagaagactattCCCTACTTCCCATTTACAGCAGGCGACACATTTAAG ATGGAGCTCTTATGTGAGCACCAGCAAATACGAGTCTTGCTTGATGGACGGCAGCTCTGTGACTTCACTCACCGCATTCAGCCCCTGAACCTGGTGAAAGCTCTGCAGATCACAGGGGACATCAAGCTTACCAAAGTGgcttga
- the LOC104040633 gene encoding galectin-related protein A isoform X1: protein MMEERCPKVSYQVEQYVGEIKGGLRPAMKLTVIGLVHANPKSFSVTLLCDPVDANKDVGLLFTVNFSDKSITRNARIAGKWGREEKTIPYFPFTAGDTFKMELLCEHQQIRVLLDGRQLCDFTHRIQPLNLVKALQITGDIKLTKVA from the exons ATGATGGAGGAAAGGTGTCCCAAAGTAAGTTACCAA GTGGAGCAGTATGTTGGTGAAATTAAAGGTGGCCTGAGACCAGCCATGAAACTCACGGTCATCGGGTTGGTACACGCCAACCCCAAGAG cttttcagtgaCTCTGCTCTGTGATCCAGTGGATGCAAACAAAGATGTTGGGCTGTTATTTACAGTTAATTTTAGTGACAAATCCATCACCCGAAACGCACGAATTGCTGGGAagtggggaagagaagagaagactattCCCTACTTCCCATTTACAGCAGGCGACACATTTAAG ATGGAGCTCTTATGTGAGCACCAGCAAATACGAGTCTTGCTTGATGGACGGCAGCTCTGTGACTTCACTCACCGCATTCAGCCCCTGAACCTGGTGAAAGCTCTGCAGATCACAGGGGACATCAAGCTTACCAAAGTGgcttga
- the PLEK2 gene encoding pleckstrin-2, protein MQEAAGVLKEGFLVKRGHIVRNWKVRWFVLLQDKLLYYKIEGGKKEPSPKGRILLDGCTITCPCLEYENRPLLIKLTTKTNTDYFLECCSREERDSWALDITGAIHAGHPVQVQELHRMKNSFKLLENISLHHIVERMCDSSTGIKLTRNLEQGNRYKETFTGSALVDWLISNSFAVSRFEAVTLASMLMEENFVKPVGARSTEATRYSDLSEQFLDDSTALYMFAESSKKNISSKEGLQFNISELSGTIVKQGFLVKQGHKRKNWKVRRFVLRADPAFLHYYDPTKEENRPVGGFSLRGCLVSALEDNGVPAGVKGNVQGNLFKVITKNDVHYYIQASSKAERAQWIEAIKPLT, encoded by the exons ATGCAGGAAGCAGCTGGAGTTCTGAAGGAGGGCTTCCTCGTCAAACGG GGACATATTGTTCGTAACTGGAAAGTGAGATGGTTCGTTCTGCTTCAGGATAAGCTGCTCTATTACAAAATTGAAGGAGGCAAGAAGGAGCCTTCTCCAAAGGGCAGGATTCTTTTGGATGGCTGCACTATTACTTGTCCATGCCTGGAATATGAGAACAGACCG CTACTCATCAAACTGACgacaaaaaccaacacagacTATTTCCTTGAATGTTGCTCCAGGGAGGAGCGAGACTCTTGGGCTTTGGACATCACTGGAGCTATTCATGCTGGTCACCCAGTACAGGTACAGGAGCTTCACAGAATGAAGAACTCTTTCAAACTGCTAGAGAATATCAGCCTCCA CCACATAGTGGAGAGAATGTGTGACAGTAGTACTGGAATTAAGCTGACCCGCAACTTGGAGCAAGGCAACAGATACAAAGAGACCTTCACAG GTTCTGCCCTGGTGGACTGGCTCATCTCCAATAGCTTTGCTGTGTCACGGTTCGAGGCTGTCACCTTGGCATCCATGCTGATGGAGGAGAACTTCGTCAAGCCTGTGGGAGCCCGCAGCACTGAGGCCACGCGCTACAGCGACCTCTCTGAGCAGTTCCTCGATGACTCCACTGCACTGTACATGTTT GCTGAGAGCAGTAAGAAAAACATCAGTTCCAAGGAAGGGCTACAATTTAACATCTCTGAATTAAGTGGCACAATTGTGAAACAAGGATTCTTAGTGAAACAG ggGCACAAGAGGAAAAACTGGAAGGTGAGACGATTTGTTTTAAGAGCTGATCCTGCTTTTTTGCACTACTATGACCCCACTAAG gaagaaaacaggcCAGTAGGTGGATTTTCTCTTCGTGGCTGTCTTGTCTCAGCTCTGGAGGACAACGGAGTCCCAGCAG gagTGAAGGGCAATGTGCAAGGCAACCTCTTCAAAGTCATCACCAAAAATGACGTTCATTATTATATCCAGGCCAGCTCCAAGGCAGAGCGAGCACAGTGGATCGAGGCAATCAAACCACTGACATGA